The DNA window ataaacctcaaacaaactCTGAGTTGGAGTCAAACGCAATTTCCACCACGTAGGGATTGATCAGAGCGAAGATTTTATCCTTCGTACGTTATAGAAGAAATCGTTGGTGCTGATGTGCACGATTTGAAAACTAAAGTGGCCTTTCTTTCCTGAGGATTCATTGAGTATAATGAGGGtttgaaaatgagaatgaacgaaaattttgagttttccGCGCCACTATGGCAAAGGTATTTGTAGGTGCGAgtaatttttgcagaatattTCAGTACTCTTGGACCGCAGCAGTAAAATAGCATTCTCAAAAATGTTAATCTCAcaactgttttcttctttagtgGAGTGTTTCGTAATTTCTGGACAAAAACAATCATTAACTcttttttgtcactttttcgGCTATTGTGTTTCGATCGTTGCCGTCACTTGGAAATATCGCATTTTCTTGTAAACTCTGCCGGTTTACTTAAATATTTCTCTAAGAATTCCTGCACTTTTAAATCAGATATTTGTCACAACTAACAATTCCTAGAAGATAGAATTCTTGATGATTCCTCCATTTCGGAGCAATTTCTTCCAACAAGAATAAATCATCCAAGCACTATACCGACGCTATACTAGAATCCTCTTTTGAGCCCCAAACGTTCATTACTAAGTAAAGTCAGTAATGTAACTGCTTTActcaacaatctttcttctttatttcacaaaattaaCTGATGTCAATCTTAGCGAAGATAGATCTTCGTTGCTTTTGGAATGTGAGTTACAATTACATGTTGTGaagtgaattcaaaaaagcacGTGCTGCTAATAACGCTAGCAGGCTGATGCCAGTCTTTAGTGGCCAGTTGCACTCGTCACTAAAGGATAAAGGTAgagtgtttggcgttaatcaatccgcttgggatgcggcaccacgttcacttcaattcagaatcgtttaagatTTACGAGCGCGTAAGCCTATGCAGTGggtagccgatgggtcaagactgtgttttatcctccaagacaaCTCTCCTACTAATGTATAGACcacggatggatgaaaggacTGATTGGCACTAGAACGGAATCAAACTTCCGACcgatcatgctgcagccacaCTGGAAGCTTTCATCCGCTGCACTACCAATGGCCCGGATGGATAGATTTTACGCACTGTATTTGGGACTTGTTGTTCGCTATTACTGTAGCATTTCCAACGTAGAGAATGTTCAATACTTGAATTCGGTATCGGGAATTTTATAACAGACATCATACCAAAATACCTTTCACCTATTACTCGATTgggcattttttcttctcacttttactttttctccttaaaacactgacttttcgagagaagaaggagaggagttctctgtttttttttttcaaaatgagctTGAATGAGGGTTTTCTGCAGCTAACCAGAGTAGTGAATAAAGGTCCTctgtaaacataaacaatgggctagggaagaagaagaaaaaatggcgGATCCGGTTTTTCACATCCAGCCTCAACGGAGCTAACAACCCAATGAAGAGATAATTCAAAACAATGGTGCAGTCTAACCAAGCAGCTAGAAATCTAATAATTCTTCCTTCTAGTAATTTTCAAAGCGATCATTAAAATGTAGGGTTAACGCTTTCCAGGTTCAACAGTGCGACTGCGCAAATACGCTGCAAACGCAGTGCGGTTGCCAAGCCCCACCGAACCCGTCTTGCAACTGCGGTCAACTTCAACAACAGTACACCAGCTGCGGTTGCGGTCCGCTTTCATACCAGGTCTGCATCATCCGTTCCCCCTTTCGGCCGTATCAAAAATGAATCTCAACGGTTTATTTCAGGTGTCATGTAGCCAATGTCAGCCTCAGTCTGCTCAAATGTGTACACCGGCATGCATGCCAGCATGTCAGCCCAGTTGCACCCAGCAACAGCCACAGATCGTCGTTCTCCAGCAAcctcagcagcagcagcagtgtGCTCCTGCTTGCATGCCTGCCTGCCAACCGCAGTGCATTCAACAGGCTTGCACTCCTGCTTGCCAACCTATGTGTACGCCGCAGTGCacacagcagcagcagcctCAAATCATAGTTGTCCAACAACCGCCTCAACAACAGTGCGCTCCCGCCTGTATGCCGACCTGTCAGCCCCAGTGTATCCAGCAGGCCTGTGCTCCAGCTTGCCAGCCGATGTGTGCTCCCCAATGCAccgaacaacaacaacagcagatCATCGTCGTCCAGCAACCGGCCCAGCAGCAGCAATGCTCATCATCATGTATGCCAGCATGCTTGCCGCAGTGCGTACAAGCTTCCTGTGGTAGCAACTGCAACCAGCAACCCCAACAAGTCATTGTCGTCCAGCAGCAGCCTTCTCAACCCCAATGTGCACCAGCGTGCATGCCAGCTTGTCAACCGGCATGCATTgaacagcagcagcaacagATCATCGTCGTCCAGCAGCCACCTCAGCAGCAATGCGTGCAGTCGTGTATGCCGTCATGCCAGCCCTCGTGTGTACAGCAAGCCTGTGCACCAGCTTGTCAACCAATGTGCACACCTCAGTGCGTCGATCAGCAACAGCAGCAGATTGTGGTTGTGCAGCAACCTCAATCTCAGTCCCAGTCGTCCTGTGCGCCAGTCTGCCAGCCAAGCTGTACCCGCCAGTGTGTCCAACAACAGCAAATCTGTTCAGCAGCATGCGAGCCCAGCTGCCAGAGTTCGTGCAGTTCTAATGCACAGTGTGTTCAAGCCTGTCTTCCTAGCTGCGAATCCTCATGTGTGCAGCAGTCCAACCCCGTTGTTGTCGTGCAACAAGCTCAACAAGCCCCTAACAACTGTCCAGCTCCATGTCAGCCATCGTGCACTCCACAGTGCGTTCAGCAGCAGCAGGTCTGTGTCGCTGCGTGCCAACCGTCCTGCCAAAGCTCATGCGGTGGCAACAGTCAGTGCGTGCAGGCCTGCATGCCCAGCTGCCAAGCGTCATGCACCCAACAGTCACAGCCACAGCAAGTAGTCGTTCTCCAGCAGCAACCTCAGCAGTGCGCCCAAGCATGCCAGCCAGCCTGTCAACCACAGTGTCAGCAACAGCAACAAATATGTGTCCAAGCATGCCTACCAAGCTGTCAAAGCTCCTGCAGTGGCAACATACAGTGCTCTTCGACGTGTCAGAGTAGTTGCGAACAGTCCTGTGCGACTCAGCAAGTAGTCGTCGTTCAAGCACAACCGATCTGTGGTCAGGCATGCCAGGTGAGATTTTATGGAGTTTCTAAACTTCAATCTAGTCTAACAGATAACAACTTGATCGTGCTAAAAGGATGTGGAAAACGCCGTATTCATTTTGCGCAACTGTAAAGCTGTGCATTGAGTCTTAGAAGTTCCTGAACGTATAGTTCGCTAGAAACACAATATAAACTCCATGCCGCGGCTCTCGCGTTTTTGTAAGTTCCCATATAGCCATTTGCTGACTCAGCGacactttcttttcatcttttcaatcCGCGAATTTCGACGAGATGTTTGATCGCGGGATCGCGCAGCAATATTAGTCGAACGGAAAAAGCGACAAGAAAGAGGTGCAGCGTTGACAATGGGATGAACGCGAGTTTGTATGCGTGCGTAAGCTGCGGCGGTCTCTGAGGTTCGAAGGATGAGTTCAGTGCGAGGGAGAAGCGCCTATTTGCACAGCGAAACGGCCGCCGCAGTGGCGCTGGTCACTCATTAGAGGCGTGCACTGAACGCGTGTCGTAGTCGCCAGCAAACATGCAAGCACGAGCACCTCGCTCTCCCGAGTCCACTGAAGACATTCTGTGGGAGCTGACGTTTCAGCGTATGAAAACTGTCAGTTTTGTCACAAGAGGAGGAAAAAGCTAACATTCTCAAACTCTCTCTCTTAACTATGTTTTAACATCAACCCCATCTAGAATACCAGGGTATTGGATCTTGCACACCGAAGGAAGGAAGGGTGTAGAATAAGAAGGCAACCGAATTAACCCTACACTTCCCCTCATCATGTACTTGAAGCACTAAGTAGGCAAGCCTGAATACGTCTGATCCCCCAGTTTCATGTATTTATCCTAACTTCTCAAATCAGCTTAAGGAGCTCAACATTTCCGACTTAGGTTCATTcacattctcttcttcttctactaTCTCATTAGTCTGGGGAATCAGTTGCTATGAGGGGAAGTTTGCACCTCTACGCACGTTTCTACAAACTCCAACTCCATGGTTTAGTAGTTCTTTGCACTCCTTTCAGTTCGATCTTTATTCGAATACTCGTGCTTTTAAGAATAAACCAAGAAATTGAAACAATGGTAGCTAGTATCTTCAACTCATTTTCATCGATTACACTGGCTGGGCAAGAGTTCTGTACCTCGTCTTCGATTAACAGTACTCCTACTAAGCTACTATTAGCTTGGACTGCATACGAGCCATTAGAAGTTGACTTACACTTACAGGTCCCATACTTAGTGATGATGTAgaacattttgttttaaatacaATTCTTAAGGAACATCTTCTAACTGGTCGTGGCACTTACATTAAACTCACATTTGggaaacaggaaaaagaaactaaatgATACATCCACCGAGAGACTTATAAACGGCAAatcatcatttttgtttcgaGCACAGAAAAGCTATTTTAAACTAAAACTGACCGTCACTCAACGAATTTGCAGATCTTTCTAACGCTGTTGGCACAAATTGCTGCACATtcacactaattttttttgatggaaACATGATCGCATCTTATTCCGAAGAAAATATCATCATTGGAAGATTGTGATCTCAGTAGCACATCTTTAAGGGACTTTATAGATGAAAACAGCGAACAGTCGATGCACAACAGACTTCTGCACGATCTGcccatggttttttttccattttatcagctgcagcaatttTGCAGCCTAGTAGGAATTCGTGAGATGCACTGGAGGTGTCCTTCTTTACCAATCATCCTAATACAAGCCCGtctaaattcaagaaaaaaatgtaggcAAACCTGACAAGACttataagttttttcttttttgaccaGGCAGTAGCCACATGTTGCTGCCACTGCTACAGGAAATTAGATCTCAACCATTTCGttccggaatttttttctcgattcaggaaatttctttcatcatTTAGCGCAGACACGCCtttgaaatggaaagaaaaattgccaaaaaaaaacccagagtCCCAGAAATAATACAACTAAAAAGCTACGCGCGCtaatttcctgaaattaaGCTTTCGGAAGTAAAGCATAAGATTCTGAATATATAAGCAAGCAGCTAAATaaagtggaaatttttaaGAGTCCCATAGTGGTTCTATGAGATGCTGCAAAACCATAACATTTAGGCCTGAATTTCCTCTTTGTTTTCCCAGGGCGGGCGCCCCGATCTTGAGGTATTTTCGTCATCTCACAAGAACGACAAATATCAGCGACAAAAACACGCTATCAGAGCACGATTTTATGTTTGCAAGAGGCCAACTGAAATCATGAACTCACGCACAGGCGATGAAATCCGTCGATATGTACCAATCTCAAATCGTTTCAGGCTCAACCAGCAATGCAATGCGCCCCTCAGTGTCAGCCTTCGTGTCAACCCTCCTGCGTGAGCCAGGCAAGCTACGCTCAACCGCCAGCCATAATGATGTGTCCGCAACCGGCAGGACAATGTGCCTGTAGTTCTGGATACTCACAGTGCATGCAGGGAGTATGCTGTCTTCGAAAACGACATCGTTTAGCAAAGAATAAACTCGCCTAGTCCCTCTCATCGTTAGGAGTGAATGCTTAGGTCATCGCTTCCCCACCTTTCATCCGAATGGACCTCTTCGCTCTGCACCCTAGCCCAAGATTTGTGGTTTCACATAGCTTGGTTCTTTCTCAATCAGTGCTATTGCTCAATCCGAACTTCCCACAGCGGCTTTAACTCGTGTCACCGTAGCCCTGAGggtatttatttttgttacacGTGCTACTGCtcaaattctttgttttcacaGAATCAGGACTCGGTGATGAGTCTACTTCTATTTTCGTTGGATTTGCTTTGATGTCTTTATAgtaatgaatttaaatttgataATAAATATTGAGATCTACGTCGCTGACGGTCATACTCTGGACATTTTCATTTGCAAGAGATTCTGTTGATACCAATCCTATAGGATTATCTACTAAGCTGTGTGTGCTTCTcgctacatttgaaaaattttgaacttttaagCCTCTTACAACTGCTCTGACAATTCGACAACTATAGAGAACTCGTGAGGAATATAAACAACCGGGTGCAAAGTAGGTAAATTCCCGACCCGACAAGGTCAGCGTATCGTAAATATCCATAGAGTTTCGTTTTCCTAAACTGTGAATATGCCCGCATGAAAATTGCAACTTCCGTATCGGCAAGAATGTGGCAAttaatgattaaaaaaaatgtgcataaTAGTAACGAGCATAACAAAGTAACAGTCGAAATCGGAAAGCGTAAGAACTTGAAgtgcaacaaacaacaaaactgcGTCAGAGGCAGAGAAAGgagaatcgaagaaaaaattcgataaaataacaatagagCATCACTAATGAAGTACCTAGTACTCAATCGTTTTTCCATAGTTTTGTTTCGATCCATACTTTGTATTAGTGGTGTCGCCAATTTTATCAACAACATCAAGAACCTAAACAAGAATGACTTATTTTCAGAGTTAAAAACGATATAAATTGCTGAAGGAGAGGAATTTTGTCCCTAATAATATCATAATATTGTCCGGAAAGGGTgccaaattcaaaaagaattaatCCACGGGATTGATTTAATGCCGAAAAGAAACGTGTGAGTTTTGGGATTTTTAATGTTCTTCAACAGGAGTGGTTCGACGCTTATCTCAgtcaaaataatgaaagaacgAACGTGGTTCGTCCGATAGATTCATCTAATGCCGAATACACAGTGTCAGTGTTGCACACACTGCAAATTCAGGAATTCAGCACTTCATTATAAAATCGACCTATACCTAATGCTTAAAACCCCTTCGCTTGGTATGATTTGTGGAAGTATGCCATTTTTAATGCCTTAGCATTACCTTTGATTTCCTAAGCGGCATAAATACTACTAATTCCAACAGCAGGATGTAAGAATTCTAGGCACAATTGTTCCAGGTTTTCAAGaatagtttcttttcaaagaatctCATCACTTCCCCacgatatttttttataatcagTAAGTGAGGAATAAGAATAATAGGTTCTGTTCGAATACACTATGGCTCGAATCAGCACTACTGTCAACCGAACCATTCATGTCTCCGGGGTCGTCCCTCCCCTCTCCCGATAGGAATTGATCAACGCGGTGCACTTTACCCTTAACCCACATTTTTCTAATACGAAGTTCCTCACTGTTTGCATTCTTCGGCAGCATCAAACAACACTTAGGTGGATTGGATAGTGATGGGCAATCGTTGATATTCAAACAAGAAAAGCTGGAACTGGAACTCGGAATCTCAAAGGATCCAATTCTTGACACCGACTCACGACGCGGAGCTATTTCATCATATATAAGTAGATGACACTCCAAAACTGCAGCCATAATATCAAGAAGAAATTCCTTGCGTGTGTAACATACCAAAAGATACGGTGAACTCAGCATCTTTGTTCGCAAAACCTTGTGGTTCCGAATAAAGTCCCTGCAGTTGGGAAGCCAGAAAGTAGAGGAAAGTATATGAATTAGAGACACCCATATAATACTACCACTTCCATATTTTCGCAGTATTATTGTAAGATGAAATGAGAATATATTAGTCAGGAAGTTAAGGTTTCAGTAGGTAAGCAGCACTGGTCAGACCAACTCTATCCATGTATCTCTATCTGTGTACCAATGAAGGCTGAATCTGAAGAGCTGCCAACAATGAGAAGGAGCTTCCACCATCGAATCTATGATTTTAACATGAGCCGatcaaaaaggagaaaatgttCTTATCCAGTATGTCAAGATTTCCAAGAATGGTTTGGATTCCACTACTCGGTGGCAAATCGAACAGACAGTCTATGTCTGAGTAAATATTGGGTAGAGGGATAATTCcgggtaatttttttttaaatacttttAAATACAATATAAAAGTGCACATAGGAAAAAGGTACTTGCAAAGCGTCATGTACCATTTCATAGGGAACAGCTCGTTTTACTAGACCATTgcgttttgattttttttcctactttattgattcctcttcttttttagatCACAAAAGTAAGTGCGAAGTAGGCAAAACGGAACATTTTCGACACTTGATTTCCGCATTTAATCCAATTAAAAGTCAACTAAAGCTGCTTGAGAGAATTGTGTTTCGTATGGAAAACATCGACTGATGCATGAAAActtagaaaagaacaaaaaagacacgaaaaaaacaggaacatTTATAGGGCAACGTTAGGCACTTAAAAACTTATTGGAGAACgagaggaaaaaggaaagagagtTGCTGATTAACTTCTTGCATGCTACTTTATATgcgaaaaagggaaaaatccaGTCTGCGGAAGGTGATCTATCTTTGAGGTCAAATCtccctttttgaaaaaaaaggtcttTGATACCTTCAAGGATTCCTCCTACGTACACATCTATATCATTTTGATAGTATGTAAAAAGCAAATGGTGTCGGAAAGGCTCCGCTTTGTCACTGAGCCTTcaatttaaaaggataaaggatcgTTTAAAGTGCCAATCTATCTACCACGTAAGGATAAAACCTTGGTTGAATTTAGGGCAGTTTCGAAAGATCGGCCTTGCAGTCGCAGTCAAAGCTCACCAACAGCGCCACACCCAGCCCGACATTCCCCTTAATGACTTAAGCAAGATAGAATCAGTAAAAGTAGGAAATCAAAACAACGCTGTCATTTAGAGTAAGAAATTCTCCGTGAAAATCTATGTGAGGATTTCAATACCTTTCATCCATCAGCACATTTTTAGGCTTAAAAAAAGACCACGAACTATTCCTCAACGCAGTACACGGAGAGCTGCATTTCAAAGGCAgttcgggtagtagattgcggaatccagGCTGCTTTCGCTCACCTTTCCTTGacagtcgtaaaaaaaacagtttctttaaacgacaattaggaaaagGTGAGAATTTGAGTGAGAAGgaagatttcagttgcaacgcaccaccctgcacgcgtcgcatccaagTGTAAGCAGTTCAAGATCAATCATgacttctcaccagcctattcaagtgcgATAATTTAATAGGCTGCTGATGAAACATGGACGTTCTAGCGCagctcgtaggaactaaagcgattcccacaCTGGGTCCCACACCACAGccaaatcgtgatacgctgccttaaACAAAGACTGCACTCGCAAAAAACGAGACAAACGCAGTCGTAATGAAAGCGCAAAAGCACCGCCAAAGTGAATATGGTTTGCAACACTTCCATCCTTACATAATGGATGTGTGTGAATAAATTCATTGTGACTATCATCAAATAAACATACAAACGTTACTCgtcgaaaacaaacaaacgattCATTGCTTGATGGTGTACTACTCTAAACAGTCTCCCGCATGGTTCTCATACCAGTTCTAATAATCAACGTCGTCAGCATACCGCTTTTCCTGGGACTAGTTGTGGCTTACTTCATTTCAGCAAGGAAGGTAAGGTTTGCCAACAGAGAATGGGTAAAATTATGAGCTCGTAGAAATTCTCGATgataaattattttcactGGAAGGTAATGTCCACAACAGAAGCACCACCGCGTCAATTCATTCGACAATGCAGCCTTCTACAAATGTAGAAATTACAATATCAAAGCACGTAAAGCGTATTTCGCTTGCCGTAGAATCCAGCAAATCGACTCCACTAATTCGCTTTACATGGTGGAAAGCGTAATGTGAGCAGTCGCACTGTTGGGCAAAAACTGACGCCTGTGATACTTTTAAGGTCCCTGATTTTTGAGTTTATAGGGACAACATCGCATTTCTGCTACCATTAATGAAATCTACCTTCGGACCCTCCTGACTATTAAAgggaagaaatgcaaaatcaaaaatttccacgCTTAATGTTTTCAACCGAAAAGAAACAGACCAATGCG is part of the Necator americanus strain Aroian chromosome V, whole genome shotgun sequence genome and encodes:
- a CDS encoding hypothetical protein (NECATOR_CHRV.G18686.T2), which gives rise to MRATRRQYLLLLFLTFTVSCAEETPPAEEQEKPSEEVSPKALSRAKRQCCYQMQTSCCPQQQQPQCNCVALQIKVQQCDCANTLQTQCGCQAPPNPSCNCGQLQQQYTSCGCGPLSYQVSCSQCQPQSAQMCTPACMPACQPSCTQQQPQIVVLQQPQQQQQCAPACMPACQPQCIQQACTPACQPMCTPQCTQQQQPQIIVVQQPPQQQCAPACMPTCQPQCIQQACAPACQPMCAPQCTEQQQQQIIVVQQPAQQQQCSSSCMPACLPQCVQASCGSNCNQQPQQVIVVQQQPSQPQCAPACMPACQPACIEQQQQQIIVVQQPPQQQCVQSCMPSCQPSCVQQACAPACQPMCTPQCVDQQQQQIVVVQQPQSQSQSSCAPVCQPSCTRQCVQQQQICSAACEPSCQSSCSSNAQCVQACLPSCESSCVQQSNPVVVVQQAQQAPNNCPAPCQPSCTPQCVQQQQVCVAACQPSCQSSCGGNSQCVQACMPSCQASCTQQSQPQQVVVLQQQPQQCAQACQPACQPQCQQQQQICVQACLPSCQSSCSGNIQCSSTCQSSCEQSCATQQVVVVQAQPICGQACQVRFYGVSKLQSSLTDNNLIVLKGCGKRRIHFAQL
- a CDS encoding hypothetical protein (NECATOR_CHRV.G18686.T1), translated to MRATRRQYLLLLFLTFTVSCAEETPPAEEQEKPSEEVSPKALSRAKRQCCYQMQTSCCPQQQQPQCNCVALQIKVQQCDCANTLQTQCGCQAPPNPSCNCGQLQQQYTSCGCGPLSYQVSCSQCQPQSAQMCTPACMPACQPSCTQQQPQIVVLQQPQQQQQCAPACMPACQPQCIQQACTPACQPMCTPQCTQQQQPQIIVVQQPPQQQCAPACMPTCQPQCIQQACAPACQPMCAPQCTEQQQQQIIVVQQPAQQQQCSSSCMPACLPQCVQASCGSNCNQQPQQVIVVQQQPSQPQCAPACMPACQPACIEQQQQQIIVVQQPPQQQCVQSCMPSCQPSCVQQACAPACQPMCTPQCVDQQQQQIVVVQQPQSQSQSSCAPVCQPSCTRQCVQQQQICSAACEPSCQSSCSSNAQCVQACLPSCESSCVQQSNPVVVVQQAQQAPNNCPAPCQPSCTPQCVQQQQVCVAACQPSCQSSCGGNSQCVQACMPSCQASCTQQSQPQQVVVLQQQPQQCAQACQPACQPQCQQQQQICVQACLPSCQSSCSGNIQCSSTCQSSCEQSCATQQVVVVQAQPICGQACQAQPAMQCAPQCQPSCQPSCVSQASYAQPPAIMMCPQPAGQCACSSGYSQCMQGVCCLRKRHRLAKNKLA